The Panicum virgatum strain AP13 chromosome 6K, P.virgatum_v5, whole genome shotgun sequence nucleotide sequence aaaaaataaaaagaggaagagagagtgagagagctggCGGGGAATCCGGCGGCGATCGCGACGGTCGGACGTGCGTGGGCGACCGGCAGCCGCGCGACGCGGgatgggacggcggcgaggaaaaaaAGGGAGGGTTCGGTCGGCGGAAAAGATGGAACAACGATTGAAATCGGACATCAGGACGGCGGAAATTTTCTGGTTAGGGTTAAATGAGCTCAAcaatgaaaaagttttgaaaaaaaatattttagcgcgtgattttatttggtaaatttttggaATGTTACATGGGGGGCCGTGCGAGCTTCCTTCGGCCACGGCGCCATGCGCGCCGCCCCCGTTGGCTCCCGCCGCTGCGGGCTCCTGCGCCACACGCATCTGCGGGTGTCACTGCTGGGCCCGCCTGCACACGCCGCGCACGGCGGGCTGCTGGTGATGCTGCTCCGCTGCTTgcttctgccgccgccgctggtttGGGGGATGAAAGGAGAAGCCTTTGGGATACGATGATGGGTAGTGGAGTCTTTTCCCATGAATGTGAATTTTTTCCACCCTATTTTATTTTTTCGGTGGACCACTTACTAACAGCGTCCAAATCAAGGTAAACAGAGCTTCCCGTTCATCAAAAGCAGGAGCAAAATTGCACAGTTAAAAAATGATGGTGGAATCACCATTTCACTTAGTGTgtgtttagttagtgaaaagtttggattttggtactgtagcacatttcgttgttacttgataaataatgtccaatcatagactagttaggtttaaaaaattcatctcgtggtaatcagttagaatgtgtaattagttttttaactgcatttaatgctccatgcatatgtccaaaaatttgatgtgacggatactgtagaaatttttttagaaactaaacaGGATCTTAAGAATAGGGGCAAAAACACCAAAATTCCTTTTTTATGTTTACTGCATATGGATATCGAAGTTCATATTAGCAGTCGTGGATCCGAGCAAAGAGTTTTCTATAAATTTCTTTATACGGTGTTTGCCACGGATATATGTTAGTGAATACAGTTCTCTTAACACTCCTATAGATCTGGTGTTTTTCACAGATATATGTTAGTGAATACAGTTCTCTTAACACTCCTATAGATCTATAGGTCTGTCAATAGAAGGCTATCTCTTATtatcaaaagaagaagaaggctaTCTCTAATATATTTGttgtgctgtggctggtggctggtgctgatttattgtaagagaaaaatattgttgactAGTTGGTGGCTGGTGCAACTTGGTGTgaaagaaaaacactgttggctgattgcagcgaacagagtgataaTTGATTCAACGACTTAATTACTCATATGTTATTATCACCTACTCCCTACGTTTTAAAATGTAGatcgttttgactttttttagaaacataatgtttgctatgcatttagatataatatatgtctagatacataataaaatatataaatctaaaaaatcaaaacgagGTACCTTTTAAAACAAAGAGAGTACTATATTACTTATTTAAAATCAGTTTAGACGGGCGCGGCGTAGCGCGCCTCCTTCCTAGTATCTTTATCTGCGAAAAGCTGTCCAGTGCAGGTGCGCCTTGTgttgtcgccgtcgccgccgcccgattGGGCGCGCGGCCAGGCCTGCACCGACCAGGGTTCAATTTTtcgaccggaccggcctaaccgccgggctccggtaccgatttaccggtccggttaggccggttaccggtcggaatcGGACAAAtgcgaatttgaattcaaatttcctcGTGGAAGCGGGTtgtaaccggtataccggccggttagaccggtttaccggccggttttgcTGGTATATCGGTTACTTGTGCGTTCTGGTTCTTAGCGGCATACCGGCCGGTTattccggtttaccggccggttttgccGGTATACCGGTTGTTTCGTGCAGTTTTCCGACGCTTAAAAAATGGAtccccggtgtgaaataaaaagaaatttcGGCATTAGCTATGCACattttaatgtaaatgaccctaccaaagcaataatttataatcatgcatacaaatataatagtaataagcgtgcatacaaatacggagtcatacacctatacacatgaaatgaaagtttaacgtaggaatgggaagacccccatttgggatgcggtttggtattcggcggtggacatcaaagcgatacctcgcactctaagcagctcagccttgtagtgttgccaagtttggcccgtccacgccgatattgtctgccattcctgaactaacatagtataaaaatgggggtcttcccattcgtacactcATCTCGTcagtggctgcatgctgatgtcaggaatgaggtagtgaaaagagtgcctggaatcgttgtaggaggaagaagagtgctgtggactgtcatagtccgtcggtccacctgttctcctctaCGAGTGCGGTAttccatggtcggtgtcctgagtagcatgtgtgaactgagtctcccctgcaatcaaccaaatttcataattagtagtcaatactcatagtcagaaatatgtgtctatttatatgtgcaatgtatacctgtgaaacgaacaccacgagcaccactaccagcagcagcagcatgagcaccactaccaccaccaccagcatcaggatcagcaccgtcaccatcatcaccatcatcatctgccgagctgctatcctcggactcctgatatggaggactacgctcactttcgccatcatcagtctcggtcTCGCTGgtcactggttttgctgttccTTTGCAATTTCAACGCTTCGGGTCACCCTTCTTAGGCCCCTTCTACAACtttctcttccctaggtgagtgtcacctatattttgacgtgcccaatcgctgatggaatcattccccgtagcctcacgtagatctgacacgtttatttgatctctgacaatatgggacgggagagggatgtcgccgtcatcatcatcctcgtctaGAATtggagcccggttagatctaccatattccatccattcccgcaccggatttttctcatcatagaaagaaagatgggctagctggtcaatgaaatcaccttcttcacgcatcagtgggccggagacctcctcaagtcggagacgaaggttgtagttgacatagacaaacttattaagtttcttgtgcgacaaccgattgcgaacctttgtatgcagcaaggcaaaagtactccagttccgctcgcatccactggacgaacaacattgtgaaacaagcctcatggcaaggtactgcagttttggagtacttgatccgaacatcatccaccagggcgctgcatgtgcaaccgagtATGTGAGCAATATTTTCGAATAGAGAAAACAACAATTTCATATGGAAtaactcttacatggggatgtctttgGGTCCATCGCCATCTGCATTGCCATATCACTGCTATACTCGCCAATTTTCTGCCGAAACACGTCAAACTCCTGCAATGCCTGGACGACGGTCTGGAGATCCGTCATGCGCTGAAATGTATCCTTAAGTCCACAAAACATTAGTTGAGTTGGATCCATCGTATATTcatacctcggatttaggacagcagctgcaaaatataaatcacttcaaataagcatTATTTCAATAGAGTTTACAAATAGACGACTGATGTGTGCTTACCTGGACCCACATACGTGCCTATGAACACGTCACCCAACCTCTCGTCCACCACCTCAATATACTCTTTCAGTGTGGAaacatttgttccaaagaaagactgcagctcctgtttcatagtctggtaggccatcacgactttgcacatgttcggcttcttgtcctgatcagcgaagTGGAGGAACTTGTATATCGGTTGAACcgtgtcgatgatatatttcaatgcatcccaccactccatacttgcaaaacttgcatgagtaaatctaccatcttcggtattcgcccatttgctgtgttggaactcagtagatgccatccactgcatgaaacgatcacgtttccgatagatgctctctaggaacatgtagttggttccaaatcgagtggcattccacttgaccaactcaccaccgattgtgttcctcatcattgtattcaactgaccatgattgtgtaaccaatttgaaattcgcttgcactgcttgatgataacaccatgttcaggccttcgagctatatccttcaacatcaaattgacggtgtgtgctagacaaggtgtccaagcTATGTGGTCATACACGTCACTTAGTAGTTCCTTGCATGCTTTTTTGTAGTtcgagccgttgtcggtgactacgtgcacgacattctccggcccaatctcttccaccacctttcgaatctcctgcaaTGGAAGACGGATTTGTTTAGTAACATGACAAAACATACACAATTTGAATGGAACATGTTTAGGGACTACCTTGAACAAATATGCagcatcttgagttcttccaGTCGCATCAATTGACTTATGGATCCAcatgaccccattgcaatatatcaaaaagttgatgacactcatcctcgtcggaccagtccatgaatcacacatcaacgtgatgccaaataagggccagtctttctgaaactttacgtacctcATCTTCAAGTCTTTCTCattctgatcaaggtacttgccatcaatatcccgtccagtgggtgatgcgataccttcacctgcaaccatatgaaaatgtaagctcataggtatcattgcaatgaaagaaaacttaccTCACCAGCTTCCTTTGCGttcttacccttctgcgtccaggagcctgtatcaatccttggttgcgtcattcctcttctcccaccagctgccaagttatagtcctccaccacaggactctccCTATGCGAAGTGGACCTTCGAAACATCCTCTGCAtaacattccccctcgtcgaaccactaccttctccacgctcatatgcacctcctctctgttccaccctcgtcggaactctgcttccgctctcgatagatccatggcacgcttcacctgagcctcctcatcttcttcatcaccgggatagtttccctctGCTGtagccttctcccgtctcaacctctctcgggctcggtcagcagttgccttctttgccctatccaactcacgctgaaagaagtcTCGCACATCAagtggcacattcctgcaatggatcacctctgccccgcgcccagccaaatgttgtttcaatctagtcgcaccacctcctcctttctgcgtacgacaatagttacatcgccatccgggataaagattttcaccgtgttcccatacaacatctctgcttgccattgtctatctgcatacatgcACAACAAAAATACATCATCTAATATTCTTACTCCTACCTAAGTCATAGtgtcaaaaatcatctaatacacctAAATCAAATCTAGCTAAAACCTACTACATAGTGCAAAAATCATGTAATACAAATAAATCTTCCCTAAATTCTAAGTatacctaagtcatacacctaaatcctaaaacaaaacatctaaatacacctaaatcctaggaAAAAAACCTTACCTGACCGCGGCTTACCGCCGCTAGTTGGCGGTTTTCCGCCTCTGCAGTCCGGTAAACCGGCCTCCCCGGTCGGCTAACCGGACGGGATCGGTAGATCCGCTACCGGTCCGGCTTACCGGTGAGGGAGACCGGTTAGCCGAGCTCCGAGCGCGGCTAGCCGGTGacgggtggcgggcggcggtttCTGCCGGCGAACAGGAGCCAGTGAGGGGGAACGGATGAGGGAGGCACTACTGAGGGTTCTGCTTCTCAGACACGAGGTTAAATGCACGCTGCCGCtcgatgggccttaatgggccgcggttttttttctttttctttttttatttaacttataaattccgcaaaccatactaaatgaacgaatttttgagaaaatttgacaccattagattcgtcgtacCTTGaagtttttttagaatttttttttgggaatttttcatttttttgaatttaaatttaaattttaaatttagatcggtttcataccggaccatACCGGAACCGGTCCAGACCAATTTGACCAgtaaccagtcaaaccggaccggttaccgacgatTTGGCGAACCTCGGCACCGACCGCCACTGCGCCCTGCGCTGCACACAGGCCGGTTCGTTGCACGACGTGACGGTGCCACTGCACACTATACATCCATCGATCCACATCGCTGTCCGCGTCGCCTGCCGCTGCGACTCGAGCGATTCACGGGCACTCCGTGACCGGCTGACCGTCCGTCGCCACGCCCTGCGCCGCAGTGCCCCCCTGCCtcgtcctcgccgcgcgccaagcaccaccaccacaccacTGTGCTCCCTCTCCCTGCCCGCCTGGTCCTCGCATCGCTTAccattatatatatgtataattttttttctctgtaCAGACATGCACTCATGCAGAGGTGGTtagagtagtagtagtagtacgaTATTCCCTTTCAGTTGAGCCGCGTAGATGCTCTTGTAGTTGTAGGACAAGATCGAGATCGTCGAGGCCCAGCATGTGTTTCCACTTTGTATAAGTTCCTCACGATGGCACACGAGTCCATTAGTTACATTTGCTTGCTATATATCGTCACAGCTTTTCCCTGCCATGCGACTTCATTAGAGCAACTCTAGTAGGACTGCTAAATTTGAGTGAGCAAATGTTCATTTAGAAGTtcacttctaaattttactcacTCAAATATGGACCTCCACTCCAGCAGACTGAGTAAATTGGGCTTCCAACAGTTGGCAGCCCAAATAAGGGCCCACCAAATTAGGGGGTGGGAGGAGAAATTTGGAAGACCTACCAAAATGGCAGCTCATTTGCTCCTCTTGCTGGAAATTGATTTTTAATGTCCACTGACTAAATCTTTATATGACAGTCCATTTGCTCTCCCTACTGGAGTTGCTGTTAGCTGCCGTGTGGCATCACCAAACCACCCACCCAAAAGAACGGTTCTGCTTTTCCAAGCAACTAGCTGCTCGTTGTCACGTGACCATTGACAACGAGAACTCATAAGATGACTTGATCAATCTTGAAGCTCAGTCTTTTGGAAGAGGGTGTTCATAGAGACAGAGTTGCATACGTACTATTCATAGGAATGAATGTGCTTGCATATTTGTGATCGTGTGTATTGTGTTGGAAAAGAATGCTCGTCGTCACGAGTGCTAAGCCCTCTCAACAGGAACTTTTTACACGCAAACAAAGAAAAATAACTCAGCGTGATCAGGGCCGcccaagtacacaaaggccccAAGCTTGTACGTCGGCCCGTTTGGTTCCCTGCAATAATACTTGGGGGGCCATATATAAAAATAGTGCCAATGAGCAGGGGACAGCTGCAAATATATACATACTGATGATACCTGAATAATGTCCATGTCCGCCCGGTTATTGATCGATTAGCCAACATTGTATATATAGGGATTCCGTGGTGCGAGATTGCTTAGGAACCATAATATTAAAATGATCAAGTGTTGTTTTTCCAAGAAAAATGAAATTGAAAAATGATCATAGTAGTATGTTCTATTGAGAAAAGTGTGGAATTCGTTACTAAAAGGAATCACAGGTATAAATGCCATCTTTACATCATTTCCGAAGTGCTAATAAACACGATACAAACTTCATTGATGTACCAAATAGTTTATTTATCCTTCAAAAAGAAGTTGGAAAAAATAAAATGTACAGTCTTCTCACAAAAGCTGGGCCAATATATAATTACATTTTCCGAAAAATAAACTTGtacacaaaaaaaatgtaaatcatGCCCATAAAAGACCCGCAGCAATGGCGCGGAAGGACATGTAGTttattagaagaaaaaaaaagtgtgtCGGATCCAAAGCTGGAGACGCCAACGACGATGATCCGCAACAACATCCGTTGCTCAGACCTGGACGCTGGTCTTGTAGTCGGAGCCGGACTTGAAGCCGGTGGGGATGGCGTCGTCGACGACGCGGTAGCCGCCGGACTTGGCGGCGAAGCGGATGGAGAAGGGGCCCTTGAGCGGCTCCTTGCCCTCGAGCGTCCAGGTGCCGGTCGGACCCTCCTTGAGCGCCGTGAAGTCGTCGGCTCCCTTCTCCTTGACCTCCACCTCGGAGATGGCTTCGCTGGGGATGAGGACCAGCTTGGTGGCGCTGCAGCCCGGGCCGGTCTTGAAGGAGACCGCGGCGCAGGAGCCCACGGCCAGCAGCGacgcaagcgccgccgcggcgagcaggATTGAGGACGACCTGGAGGCCATTGTTTGTGGCGAGCTAGCCCGCTTGCTTGCTTGTGTCGAGAATacgagatcgatcgatcgagggatggatgtgtgtgtgtgtgtgtggcgaTCGATGGTGCAGCTGGGCATGTTTTTATGGGCGGCGGAGGCATGGACGTACGGCGCCCCGCGGAGCTCGTTGGCCGGATTGTTCGACGACGACCAACTTAACACGTGTACAGTTTGCTACAAATAGATCCGAGCTTGGTGGTCCCTTTTGTCCGGATTGGTTTGGTCTCACGCAGAACTAACGCACGGCATGCATTCctctaaaaaaggaaaagagaagaaaagcaCCTGCGTGCATGCAGTCCTGCTCTCTAGCTAgttatttcatttttttaaaacgGAAAACAGTAAACTACCTTAATACTGAGTTCGTTGGGTGTGCaattattatttttaattaaacagtacaactcagacactagTCTCGGTAGAAATGTTGAGGTAATTTTCTGTGTGGCATTAGAAAGTTAAACAATTTTTAACGTGCCATTCACTAGTACAGAAATCATTTATGACGAcacctctgtttttttttctggcagTTGCCATTGGCCGCCGTCAGCACAAAATATGTGGTATAGGTCGATATACGCGACCGCCAATATAAAAAATTTTActtacaaaataaaaaatattgcaTATAAATTAAAGTCGGATGAAGACCAATTTTATATGAAAGTTATAAAGCTCGATGAGAGACAAAATATATAGCTGACAATGTTTTTGTTCAAAACCATTTACTGTGCCAATATTCATCACCATTCAAATTAAAATCAAATTTTAAACCTTATATCCAAGCTATAGACAACCTAATATGGAAACAAACCTTATATTCATATCAGTAAAATAGTCAAAATCATCCCTGAACTATGGTGCTCGGCTCAATAGAGTTCCTAAACTATGAAAGCGTCCAAATTAATTCCTAAACTATCCTAACCGGCTCAACTTCATCCTTGAATCCGATGTGGCACGTCACAAGGCTCATCTACCCACCGTCCAGTTAGCTTGGGATGTGAAATATCTTTTTTACCCTTCATCCACAGAGCAGATTTGACACATGCAACTTTCAGCCCGCATCGCTATGAGCAGCTGGGAGGGTAGTCAAGGGTGATATGGTTACGGTGGCCTCATTGGCAAGGAGAGGGTGGCGAGGGGCGGCGACCTGAGCTGGCAAGGAGGGGCCGCGCTCACTGGCAGGGGGGTGGCGAGAACTCGCCACCTCGGAGGGGCGACGACCTGGCAGGGGATGGAGCGGTCTGGCTCGATGCGGGTTGTAAGCTGTCTATGTTAAACCTGATCTATGGATGGAGGGTAAAAAGAGTATTTCACAACCCAAACTGACTAGATGATGATTGGAGGAGCCTACGTGGCATGTCACATCGAATTCGAGGACGAATGTGGACCGGTTAGGATAGTACTAAATTGGATGTCTTTATAGTTCAAGGACCAAATTAAGCCGAACAACATAGTTCAAGGATGATTTTGGCTATTTTGCCATTCATATACGAGCTGTAGAGTTCGAAAGATcaaaaactttgtagttgataaaCTTTTGTTCAAGATCGTATATTAGACCAAATATTCATTACAattaaacaatttttttttgaag carries:
- the LOC120639301 gene encoding uncharacterized protein LOC120639301 yields the protein MASTEFQHSKWANTEDGRFTHASFASMEWWDALKYIIDTVQPIYKFLHFADQDKKPNMCKVVMAYQTMKQELQSFFGTNVSTLKEYIEVVDERLGDVFIGTYVGPAAVLNPRYEYTMDPTQLMFCGLKDTFQRMTDLQTVVQALQEFDVFRQKIGEYSSDMAMQMAMDPKTSPCKSYSI
- the LOC120713854 gene encoding pollen allergen Phl p 2-like, which translates into the protein MASRSSSILLAAAALASLLAVGSCAAVSFKTGPGCSATKLVLIPSEAISEVEVKEKGADDFTALKEGPTGTWTLEGKEPLKGPFSIRFAAKSGGYRVVDDAIPTGFKSGSDYKTSVQV